The following are from one region of the Variovorax sp. V213 genome:
- a CDS encoding TerC family protein has protein sequence MELLQSTDFWIGLVKIIWINIILSGDNAVVIAMAARSLPPAQQQKAVLFGSGAAVVLRILLTVVAAKLLALPYLQIVGGLLLLWIGLQLLSEEEEGDGESKEYGSMMAAVRTILLADLVMSLDNVIAVAAAAQGSMVLLILGLAISIPLVIFGSTLMIKLMERFPIIVMLGAALIGWVGGETIASDVSLRDVLAATPWLHYAAAAAGALFVVAVGRFLQRRAHAAAGH, from the coding sequence ATGGAACTCCTTCAAAGCACGGACTTCTGGATCGGTCTGGTCAAGATCATCTGGATCAACATCATTCTTTCGGGCGACAACGCCGTGGTGATTGCCATGGCGGCGCGTTCGCTGCCGCCCGCGCAGCAGCAAAAGGCGGTCCTGTTCGGCTCGGGCGCGGCCGTGGTGCTGCGGATCTTGCTCACCGTCGTGGCAGCCAAGCTGCTCGCGCTGCCTTACCTGCAGATCGTCGGCGGCCTGCTGCTGCTGTGGATCGGCCTGCAGCTTCTCAGCGAAGAAGAAGAGGGCGACGGCGAAAGCAAGGAATACGGCAGCATGATGGCGGCCGTGCGCACCATCCTGCTGGCCGACCTGGTCATGAGCCTGGACAACGTGATTGCCGTGGCCGCTGCGGCACAGGGCAGCATGGTGCTGCTGATCCTCGGCCTGGCCATCAGCATTCCGCTGGTGATTTTTGGCAGTACGCTCATGATCAAGCTCATGGAACGTTTTCCGATCATCGTCATGCTGGGTGCCGCCCTGATTGGCTGGGTGGGCGGCGAAACCATCGCAAGCGACGTGTCGCTGCGCGATGTGCTGGCCGCCACCCCGTGGCTGCACTATGCCGCCGCCGCTGCCGGCGCCCTGTTCGTGGTGGCCGTCGGCCGCTTTCTGCAACGGCGTGCGCACGCCGCTGCGGGGCACTGA
- the sucD gene encoding succinate--CoA ligase subunit alpha → MSIYINKDTKVITQGITGKTGQFHTEKCQEYANGKNAFVAGVNPKKAGESIFNIPIFGSVKEAASQTGATVSVIYVPPAGAAAAIWEAVEADLDLAICITEGIPVRDMLEVRNKMKAKEAAGGKKTLLLGPNCPGLITPDEIKIGIMPGHIHRKGRIGVVSRSGTLTYEAVAQLTEIGLGQSSAVGIGGDPINGLKHIDVMKAFNDDPDTDAVIMIGEIGGPDEADAARWCKEHMKKPVVGFIAGVTAPPGKRMGHAGALISGGADTADAKLAIMEECGFTVTRNFSELAKLLKAQL, encoded by the coding sequence ATGTCGATCTACATCAACAAAGACACCAAAGTCATCACGCAAGGCATCACGGGCAAGACCGGCCAGTTCCACACCGAGAAGTGCCAGGAATACGCGAACGGCAAGAACGCCTTCGTGGCGGGCGTGAACCCGAAGAAGGCCGGCGAGTCGATCTTCAACATCCCGATCTTCGGTTCGGTGAAGGAAGCCGCCTCGCAAACCGGCGCCACCGTGTCGGTGATCTACGTGCCGCCGGCAGGCGCCGCGGCCGCCATCTGGGAAGCCGTCGAAGCCGACCTGGACCTGGCGATCTGCATCACCGAAGGCATCCCGGTTCGCGACATGCTCGAAGTGCGCAACAAGATGAAGGCCAAGGAAGCGGCCGGCGGCAAGAAGACCTTGCTGCTGGGCCCGAACTGCCCCGGCCTCATCACGCCCGACGAAATCAAGATCGGCATCATGCCCGGCCATATCCACCGCAAGGGCCGCATCGGCGTGGTCTCGCGCTCGGGCACGCTCACGTACGAAGCCGTGGCGCAACTGACCGAAATCGGCCTCGGCCAATCGTCGGCTGTCGGTATCGGCGGCGACCCGATCAATGGCCTCAAGCACATCGACGTGATGAAGGCCTTCAACGACGATCCGGACACCGACGCCGTCATCATGATCGGCGAAATCGGCGGCCCCGACGAAGCCGACGCAGCCCGCTGGTGCAAAGAGCACATGAAGAAGCCGGTGGTCGGTTTCATCGCTGGTGTGACCGCCCCTCCCGGCAAGCGCATGGGCCACGCCGGCGCGCTGATCTCGGGCGGCGCCGACACGGCCGATGCCAAGCTTGCCATCATGGAAGAGTGCGGCTTCACCGTGACGCGCAACTTCTCGGAACTGGCAAAGCTGCTGAAGGCACAGCTCTAA